DNA from Candidatus Stoquefichus sp. SB1:
CAAAGGATTCATTATCTATCGACCATATGGATATGCTTTATGGGAAATGATTCAAGCATATATGGATCAGAAATTTAAAGAAACAGGACATGAAAATGTTTATATGCCGATGTTGATCCCTGAATCATTATTGCAAAAAGAAGCAGACCATGTGGAAGGATTTGCACCTGAATGTGCAGTCGTTACTAAAGGTGGATTGGATGAACTTGAAGAACATTTAGTTATACGTCCAACATCTGAAACATTATTTTGTGAACATTATGCTAAAATTGTGAATTCTTATAGAGATTTACCTAAGTTATATAACCAATGGTGCAGTGTTGTCCGTTGGGAAAAAACAACACGTCCATTTTTAAGAGGATCAGAATTCTTATGGCAAGAGGGACATACAATTCATGCAACAAAAGAAGAAGCAAAAGAAGAAACTATGAGAATGCTTGGTATTTATGAAAATACTGCTAAAGATTTATTAGCCATTCCAATGGTGACTGGTCGTAAAACAGAAAGAGAAAAGTTTGCTGGAGCTGAAGAAACTTATACAATTGAAGCTTTAATGCATGATGGAAAAGCATTACAGTCAGGGACATCACATTATTTTGGTGATGGTTTTGCAAAAGCCTTTGGCATTCAATTCTTGGATAAAGATAACAAGCAAAAATATGTATATCAGACATCTTGGGGTGTTTCTACGAGATTATTAGGGGCTATTATCATGGTTCATGGTGATGATAACGGTTTGGTTTTACCACCAAGAGTTGCGCCAACACAGGTGATGATTATCCCTATTCAGCAACAAAAAGAAGGGATTTTAGATAAAGCTTATGAATTAGAAAAACAGCTGAAAGATTCTGGATTAAGAGTGAAAGTCGATGCTACAGATAAATCACCAGGATGGAAATTTTCTGAAGCAGAAATGCGTGGAGTTCCACTTCGTTTAGAAATAGGTCCAAGAGATTTAGCAAATGGACAATGTGTTGTTGCGAAACGTATTAATGGTGAGAAAATAACATTGTCTATTGATGAAAATCTAGCAGAAACTTTAACAAAATTATTAGATGATATTCATGAAGAAATGTATCAAAAAGCATTAACATTTAGAAATGAACATATTACATCTGTTCAAACATTTGAAGAGTTTAAAGATGTTTTGAATACTAAAGGTGGCTATGTAAAATTACCTTGGTGTGGTGATGAAGCGTGTGAAGTGAAGATTAAAGAAGAAACTGCGGCAACATCACGCTGTATTGATACAGAAGCTCATGTTGATGGTGTATGCCCAATTTGTGGTCAAAAAGCAAAACATATTGTTTATTTTGCAAAAGCTTATTAGTATGTATCTAACGGATACATACTTTTTTCATGAAAAAAGAACTTTATATAAAAGTTCTTGGAATTATTCCTTGATCTTAACTTTTAAAAGATGAATAAGAGAAGCTGCCTGATAAGAATCAATAATAGCTCCTTGAATATCTTGGGGTGTTGTTATGATGTTATTAAGGTCGCATGAAGATAAATCAATCTGATAAAGCGGGGCATGTTGAAGTTCACATTGGTGGAATGTACATTCTTGAAATGTTGATTTTTTAAGATTTGTTTCAATAATACTTGCTTGTGTAAAATCACATTGCTGATAATGGGTTTCTTTATTCTTCATAAATGCTAAATTAGCAAATCGACATGAACATTCTTTAAAATAGACTTGATCAAACATTGATTCTGAAAAATCGGTTCCCATGAGTTTACAATTGATAAATTGCACACGTCGAAAAAGACAGGCATAAAATAACATATTTGATAAATCGCAATTTTGAAAGACAACATCTAAAAAATAGGAATCTTCCTCTTTACATTCTTCCATTGTTATACCTTCAAAGAGACAATTTTTGATTTCGTGATGCGATTGATGAGAATCAAAAATATATTCATTTTCAAAATGTTTAAATTGGATGGTTTCATTATTAATTTCATCTTTTAAAAATGTTTTTTCGATAAATGAAATATCGGGTTTTTTCATTGCTTTCACCTCGCACTTATCATAACATAAATTCATTCTCTTTTAATCTTTTTTATGCTAAAATATATAAAAATGAGGTGACATAATGAAAAGACAAAAACGTATTGCGTTAATTAATGATATAACTGGTTTTGGGAGATGTTCGATTGCTTCAATGGCACCTATTGTTTCAGCTATGAAGATTCAGGCAGTTCCTATTCCTACTGCTATTCTTTCTACACATACTCAATTTCCGGTTTATTATTTTGATGATTATACGCCAAGAATGAGCGATTATATTCAAACTTATAAAGATTTAAATTTAGAATTTGATGCGATTGCGACAGGTTTTTTAGGTTCACAAGAACAAGTTGATATTGTGATTGACTTTATTAGGTATTTTAAAAAAGAAAATGCTTTTGTTTTGGTTGACCCAGTCATGGGAGATCATGGTAAGCTCTATGCAACATATACACCACAGATGTGTCATAAGATGAAAGAATTGGTTCAATATGCTGATCTCATGACCCCTAATTTAACAGAATTAGTGACTTTAGTTGATCAGCCATATCCTGATCATTTGCCATCATTTGATGAATTGAACCAAATGTGTGAAACACTTGCGAAACAAGGACCAAAACATATTGTTGTGACAGGGATTCCTTTCAACGACAAACAGATCTTGAATTTTATTTACAATCAGGATGAAGATTATCAAATTGTGATGGTAGATCGGATTGGACAAGATCGTTGTGGTACCGGTGATGTGATTTCAGCAGTTATTGCTGGATGTTATTTGAATGGTTATCATTTTTATGAGAGTGTTAAAAAGGCAACTGAATTTGCTTCAAAGTGCATTGCTTATTGTGAGAAAATGCAAGTGCCTCATTATTATGGGTTATGTTTTGAGGAATATTTATGGGAATTAGGAGTGGATGAATCATGATATTATATACATTATACGAAAACAGCTATATTGATATAGCTCATTTAGAGACGTTGAAAGATGTTCATGTTTATGTGAATTTAACGAATCGTTGCCCATGTGCCTGCACGTTTTGTTTAAGACAAACAAAAGAAATGCTGGAATCAAATTCATTATGGTTAGAGCGTGAACCATCAGTTGATGAAGTGATTCAAGAATTTCAAAAATATGATTTAGATGATTTCGCTGAAGTTATTTTCTGTGGCTTTGGCGAACCTTTAGAAAGAGTCGATGATGTTGTACAGATTGCTGGCATCTTAAAACTTTATCGCCGAGATTTACCTATTCGTATTAATACAAACGGTTTAGCGAATTTGATTCATAAAAGAGATATAACACCAGAGTTGAAAGGACGTATTGATACGATTTCTATCAGTTTGAATGCCCCTGATGCTAAGGAATATTATGAACTTACACGTAGTCGTTTTGGAATTGAATCTTTTCAGGCAATGTTAGATTTTACAGTTTTATCTAAACAATATGTTCCACATGTGGTTTTGACAGTCGTTGATATTATTGGCTCAGAAAAAATCGCTCAATGTCAGTCGCTATGTGATGAATTGGGTGTGACTTTACGAGTTCGTCCATTTGAAGAATAAGGAGGATGTCAAATGTTATATATGACAAGAGAAGAACGCTTGATTCCATTAGAGAAGATGGTAAATACGAGAGATTTAGGAGGTTATGAAACACAATTTGGAGCCTATAGTAAAGCTCATAAATATATTCGTGCTTCCTCTCCAGCCAATGCTTCTTTAAAGGATTTAAAAACTTTAAAAGATTATGGTGTGAAAGTTGTGATTGATTTAAGAAGTGATTTTGAAAAAGAACATCAGGAAAATCCTTTTCAAAATGATCCAGATATTGATTTTTATGAAGTTAATTTATTTGATTCTTCAACTGCATCTATCGTTCCAGATGAGGTGAAACAATATAAAGACTTAGGTGGTGTTTATATTTATATGTTAGAAGGAATGAAAGATAAGTTTAAAGACATTTTTGATATTTTTTTGAAGTATCCTTATGACTGTATTTTATTTCACTGTTCAGCTGGAAAAGATAGAACAGGTATGACGGCAGCTTTATTGTTAGATTTAATTGGCTGTCATGAATATGATATTGTAAAGGATTATAGTGAATCTTATGAAAATAATATTGAAATTAATGAAAGCTTAAATGCAATGATGGAAAATGAAGAAGCCAAGCAATATTTAAAATCTTCACCTCGTTATATGATGGAAGTTCTTGATTATTTAAGAGAACATTATGGGAGTGCAAAGGAGTATTTATTAAAAATAGGGCTTCAAAATGATGAAATTGAACAATTAATTGAAAATTTTACAATTTAAAAAAGAAAAATGCCTTTTATTTGTGTATATAGAAGTAGGAGGTATTTTTTTATGGAGAAAACATTAACATTAAAACAAAAAGATCGTATTGCAAGAAAAATTTATAAAAGCTATCAAAGGGCACAGTTGGATATTCTTTATCTGAACCAGCATTATAACTATTATCCACAGGTAGATATGTTTAGGATTAAAGATTCATCAACAATTTATCAAAAAGCAGATTCTAAATTTATTCAGCAGTTAGAAAGAAAACAGGAGTTAGAAAATTTTGTGGGAATTGTGAACCAGATACATACCCATCTTTCAAGAGAGGCATATTCTTTTATTGAAAATGAATATTTGAATTTTTATGATGCTTCATGGTGGATGCCTTATTTTTCAAGAGCAAGTTATTATCGAATTAAGCATCGTGCATTAGATGAATTTCTTGAGTGCATTAGTGCATTTTGGAGCGAAAAAGAATTAGTAAAATTAGTCAAATGAGTAGTTGTCAAGCGAAATGAAATTATGTATAATACCAATATCTTGATAAAAAGGAGAAAATTCATGATAAAGAATTTAATTGGTGGAATCGCTGTAGGGATAGCGAATGTTATTCCTGGTGTCAGTGGTGGAACTATGATGGTTATTCTAGGAATTTTTAATCATACAATGGAAGCTATTTCAGGAGTATTTCAAAAAGAAAATGATCATCGTAAGGAAGATATATTATTTTTATTTCAAGTATTATTAGGTGCAGCTATTGGATTGGTTGGATTTGCAAAGGTTCTAGAATTTTTATTTGATCACTATCCAACACAAACAATGTATTGGTTTATTGGGCTTATTGCTTTTAGTATTCCTTTGTTTTTAAAGGGAGAAATGAAAGGTGAAAAAATAAAAATAATTCCATTAATTTGTGGTTTAGGGATTATTTTTGGCTTAGAATTCTTAAATCCGGGTGAAGGGACAGTGAATGTCAATCCAGCTTTTCCATCTGTTGATATGATGTTATGTTTGACAATGATTGTTGTTGGTATTATTGGTGGTGCAACAATGTTGATGCCTGGTGTGAGTGGGTCAATGGTATTATTAATTATTGGTCAATATTATTTGTTTAAATCATACTTAGCCAATGTAACATCTTTTCAACTTAATGTTTTGATTCCACTTTGTTTTATTGGTATTGGCGTTATTATTGGTATTATTTTGAGTGCAAAAGTATGTGACTATTTTATTAAACGTTATAAAGCTGGTTTTTTAAGTTTTATTCTTGGATTAATTATTGCTTCATCTCTTGTTTTGATTCCTTTTGATGCAAGTTATGATTTGATGATGATTGTCACTTCTATAATAGCTCTTGGTTTAGGTGGGGTTATTGTTTTAGGACTTGGTAAATTACAGTAGCAGAAATGCTACTTTTTGTATATCTATTCAAATTTGAGGACATAATTTTTATTAGGAACATTAGCTAATCTTTATTGGCTTTGGATATAAAAAGTATGTTTTATTTCACAAATGATAAGAATAGGTATAGAATAAATACAAATGATTATTCATTTTGGAGGTTTTAATATGAATGTAGAAATTATCAATGTAGGAACAGAATTATTATTAGGAGAGATTGTCAATACAAATGCGACTTTATTACAGAAGGTATGCAAAGATTTAGGTTTTAATGTTTATTTTCAAACTGTTGTAGGTGATAATCCTGAGCGCTTATATGATTGTTTAAAATTAGCCTTTGAAAGAGGTGCTGATTGCGTAATGACAACAGGTGGTTTGGGACCAACAACAGATGATTTAACAAAAGAATTATCAGCTCAATATTTAGGCTTAGAAATGGTTTATAATGAAGTTGAGGCACAAAAGGTTTTACGTAAATGTCAATATTGTACAGGCGTTGAACAGATTCCTGATAATAATTTTAAACAAGCGTTTTATCCTCAAGATGCTTATATATTAGAAAATGATATGGGAACTGCAAATGGTTGTGTCATGCATAAAGGTCAAAAGATGATTATAAACTTACCTGGACCACCTAAGGAAATCAGTTATGTTGTAGAACATTCACTTATTCCTTATCTTTTACAGTATAAACAAGAAACAATTTATACATATGAATATTTAACAATGTTTATTGGTGAAAGTAAGCTCGATGAGATATTACATGATTTGATTAGTGGTCAGCAAGACGTTTCAATAGCTTTATATGCTGGCGAGGAAACGGTTAGAGTGAGATTAGCTGTCAAAGCATCTGATCAAAAAAGTGCTGATGCTTTGATGAAAGATATACGATTAGAGATTGAAAAAAGAATTAAACCTTTTATTATTTTTGAAAAAGATTTAAAAGAGGCATTATTAAAACATATGGTTCCTATTTCAATTCAATATAAAGGTCATTTTCTATTGAAAGACGATTTTTTAAAACCTTATTTATCAGATCATCCAAAAGTAAATATAATTGTTGAGACAAAACAAAATCCATTGGGTGAAGTGGTTATTTTCCATTTCAATGATTTTGTGTTTGAAGTTCCTACGTTTGTGAAAGCCGACTATTCTTATGGAAAAGTGGAAGCAAGATTTATAGCTCAATTTTATAAATATTTAATGACAAATCAATAAATGACATATTTGACAAATGAAGCGGTTTCACATAATATTTTTGTTGAAAATAATCAAAATATTATGTGAAATGAGAAAATAAATTGTATTTTTACGATTTCTGTATATAATAACAATGTACTTTTTGTAGTACAGAATCGGGGGATATGAAGTGAAATTTAAAATTGATAATTGTCACTATGATTTAGTGAAAGATCTCTTAGTTAGTCTTGATTCTTTAGTTAAGAATGTAGAAAAAGACTATAATGGGACAATTGTGACATTACAAGATGGTAATTCACAAGAAGATTTAATGAAAATTTTAAATCAAGATCCTTTGCATAGATTTTGCGAAAATTCAAATGTTTATGCACTTTAGAAGCTACGGCTTCTTTTTTTATCTATTAATATAAAATATATTTTGATAAATGAAAAGCAAGATATATTTAAGAATGAATAAATATGGTACTTTTAAAAAGTATTCCTATCTTTTTACTATGTAAGAGTTTACAAATGATAAAAAGATGAAAAACAGTGATAAAAACAACGGAATTTATATTTTTCTCTTGCGAATTTTATGACTTTATTTATAATGGGAATTGTCCTAAGGGATAAGATGTATGTCATATCATAATATTTCCGACATACATATCAGCAGACAAAAGTATTCATATAAGTTATACTCACAAAGGTAATCTTTTATTGGAGGCAGCAGTCCAGTAAAAATATAGAGAACAGCAGCTCTATTGATTATCGGTATAAGAAAAGAGCGAAATTAGGGGTTTCGCTCTTTTCTTATACTCATAAATGAATTAGTTTTCAATAAGTTCAATAAACTTTAAAGATGCAGGTGTTAATGTTTTTCTGGTTAGGTAGGCATAACCAATACTTCTTTTGGGGATTGGATGGCTAAGTTGAATTTCGTGGATAAGATGATTGTTTAAATCAGATAATGAAAATTCTTTGATAACACATGCTTTACCTAAATTGTTTTTAGCTGCATCTAATAAAAGATCGTGTGAACCTAATTCAATACTGGCTTTTAAAAGAATGCCATGGCTCGCAAAGTGGTAATCGACAAATTGTCTAGAGTTTGAAGATCTTTCAAGTAAAATTAATGATTCTTGTGAGAGTTCATGTAAGTTATATATTTTATTATCTTTTTCTTTGGATACAAAGATGTCATGAACCTGAAGACACTCTTGGATGGTAATAGCTTCGTCATGTAAAGGCATGTTAATAAATCCTATTTCTATTTGACCTGTTTTTAATAAATTGATAATTTCTAAACTTGTTCGATTGACCATTTTAATAGTGACATGAGGATAAAGCTGATTAAACTTAACAAGGTAGGGCATAATATAATTTTGGCTTAATGTATCACCTGCTCCAATTGTTAATTCACCTTTTGTCAGTTCATGCTGGTTTACAATTTGATTTTCAGCACTGGTAATTAATGAAAGAGCATGCGATATCTGCTGATAAAGAAGAGCACCTTCTTTAGTGAGAATGACTCCTTTGGATTGTCTGATAAAGAGCTGGGTATTGAGTTCTTTCTCTAAAGCATGGATAGCTTGAGAAACGGCAGATTGTGATATAAATAGATTTCTAGCGGCTAAAGAAAAGGATAAGGTTGAGGCAGCTTCATTAAAAATTTTGTATTGTTCAAGTTTAATATTCATATTAGTTCTCCTTATATCATATTTGTTAAATATTAATTTTACTAATAGATAAAAGTATCATATAATAATGCTGTTGATTCGTCAATGAATTGACTCAAAAGATTGAATAAATCTGTTTAAGATTAGGAAATAAAGAAAGGAAGATATTTATGTCTGGAATTGTTGTTGTAGGAAGTCAATGGGGTGATGAAGGGAAAGGGAAGATTACTGATTACCTTGCTCAAAAGGCTGATGTTGTTGTCCGTTATCAAGGGGGAAATAATGCTGGTCATACAATTGAATTTAATGGTCAGAAGTTTGCTTTAAGATTAATTCCTTCAGGTATTTTTACATCTGGAAATGTCATATTAGGAAATGGAATGGTTATTAATCCCAAGGCATTACTTGAAGAAATGAAATATTTAAACGATGCTGGTATTTGTACTGATGGTATCAAGATTAGTGATCGTGCTCATGTAATTTTACCTTATCATTTAGAAATTGATGCAATGCAGGAAACATTACGTGGTGATAAGAACATCGGAACAACAAAAAAAGGAATTGGTCCTACTTACGTTGATAAATATGCACGTATTGGTATTCGTATGGGTGAATTGATTAACGAAGATTTGTTTAAAGCAAGATTAGAGGAAGTTTTGCCTTTAAAATTAAGAGAATATCCAGAATTAGATTTTTGTGTTGAAGATATATTCCAAGAATATAAAGAATATGCTAAAATAATAAAACCAATGATCACTGATACTGGTTTATTGTTGGATGAGTATTTGAGACAAGGAAAAAAGGTTTTGTTTGAAGGTGCACAAGGAACAATGTTAGACATTGATTATGGAACATATCCATATGTCACAAGTTCGCATCCTGGTGCCAATGGTGTGTGTGAAGGAGCAGGAATCGGTCCGGTTCATATTAACGAAGTTGTTGGGATTGTGAAGGCTTATACAACACGTGTGGGTTCTGGAGCATTTCCAACTGAAATTGATGATGAAATTGGTAATCGTATTCGTGAAGTTGGGCATGAGTATGGAACTGTGACGAAACGTCCACGTCGTATTGGATGGTTTGACGCAGTGGTTGTGAATCAGTCAAGAAGAATAAGTGGATTAACAGGGTTATCTCTTATGTTATTGGATGTTTTAACAGGAATTGAAACATTGAAATTATGTACAGCTTACAAGCTCAATGGTGAAGTGATTCATGCATTACCAGCAGTTATTCAGGATTTGGATAAAGTTGAACCTATTTATGAAGAAATGCCTGGATGGCATGAAGATATTACAAAAGTCACATCTTTTGAAGAATTACCAATGAATTGTCAAAATTATTTAAAGCGAATCAGTGAATTGGTTCATTGTCCAATTGTAATGTTTTCAGTTGGACCTGATAGAGAACAAACAATTATATTAAAAGAAGTGATTTAAGAGGAGGGAAAGCGTGAAAAGAGAATTAGTCATTGTTTTAGATTTCGGTGGACAATACAATCAGTTAGTTGCTCGTAGAGTACGTGAATGTAATGTTTATTGTGAAATTTATTCATATAAAGTTGATATTGAAAAGATTAAAGAAATGAATCCAAAAGGGATTATCTTAACAGGTGGACCAAATAGCTGTTATGAAGAAAATTCACCTACATATTCAAAAGAATTGTTTGAATTAGGGATTCCAGTTTTAGGATTATGTTATGGGGCACAATTGATGCAGCATGTTTTAGGTGGAAAAGTTGAACGTGCTGAGGTGAGAGAATATGGAAAATCAAATTTAACAGTTAACAACAATTCTCCACTTTTTAGCAATGTTGAAAAAGAAAGCATTTGCTGGATGAGTCATTTTGATTATATTTCTCAAACAGCACCAGGTTTTGAAATTACGGCAACAACTCCTGATTGTCCAGTTGCTGCTTGTGAGAATATAAAACAAAATTTATATGCAATTCAATTCCATCCTGAAGTTTTACATACAAAAGAAGGAACAAAGATGTTATCAAACTTTGTTTTAAATGTTTGCGGATGTGCTGGTGATTGGCGTATGGATTCTTTTGTTGAGGAACAAATCAAAGCCATTAAAGAAAAAGTTGGAAATGGTAAAGTTTTATGTGCTTTATCAGGTGGGGTTGATTCATCAGTTGCTGCAGTTTTATTATCAAAGGCTATTGGGAATCAATTGACTTGTGTTTTTGTTGATCATGGGTTACTTCGTAAAAATGAAGGTGATGAAGTAGAGAAAGTTTTTGGACCTGATGGCAATTATGATTTGAATTTTATTAGAGTCAATGCACAACAAAGATATTATGATAAGTTAAAAGGTATTGAAGAACCAGAAGCGAAAAGAAAAATTATTGGTGAAGAGTTTATTCGTGTCTTTGAAGAAGAAGCTCAAAAGATCGGTGCAGTTGATTTCTTGGTTCAAGGGACAATTTATCCTGATATTGTAGAAAGTGGCTTAGGTGGTGAATCTGCCGTCATTAAGTCACATCATAATGTAGGGGGATTACCTGATTGTGTGGACTTTAAAGAAATCATTGAACCTCTAAGAGATTTATTTAAAGATGAAGTACGTAAGGTTGGTTTAGAATTGGGGATTCCTGAATATCTAGTCTTTAGACAACCTTTCCCAGGACCAGGGCTTGGTATTCGTATTATTGGTGAAGTGACTGAAGAAAAAGTGAAAATTGTTCAAGATGCTGATTTCATATATCGTGAAGAAATTGCAAAAGCTGGACTTGATCGTTCAATTGGACAATATTTTGCAGCTCTTACAAATATGCGCTCAGTTGGTGTTATGGGTGATGAGAGAACTTATGATTATGCAGTTGTCTTACGTGCAGTGAATACAATTGATTTTATGACTGCTGAATCTGCCGAAATTCCTTATCAAGTTTTAAATAAAGTGATGTCTCGTATTATTAATGAGGTTCGTGGTGTGAATAGAGTATTCTATGATATTACATCTAAACCGCCAGGGACAATAGAGTTTGAATAGTATATTAAATGTGAAAAAGTTCGATTGAATCGGGCTTTTTTTGCTTTTGAAAGTCGGAATGATACACTTTTGATACACCTGTAATATTAGGTTTACTATTATTTTTCGTTTGGGAGTTTACTTATGAGAAATCTACAATGGATAGGAGGTGTAATAAAAAAACACAGGAATTTTAAATTCCTGCTATTTGTAAGATTCATATTTCTTTTTTAAACATTCGTAATAAGCTTTTTCGAGTTCATCATTATTAAATTCAGTATTTAATTGATCAAAATATTCATCTAATTCTTTAGAAATAAATGAAGGCTTTTGAATTGGATAGTTTAACATCCATTCAGTGTAGTTTGCAGTTGAAATAACTCCAGCACGTTCTTTTTTAGCCATTTCTAACCAGTCAGAAAGCTGATCAATCAAAACATCATTTTTAATAATGCCATGCTTGTTTTGATTAAAGCGTAAAATTATTTGACCATCTAACTCATCAATGTCTAAACCATAAAATTGTGCTAACCAAAATAGAGTATATATAACTTTTTCACTGCTATACAAATCGGTATCTTCTAGCATGAATGATGTAGTATGTAATTTATCAGCAAGTTTATTTATTGTTTCTTTATTTCTTGGTTTCTTCATTTCTCTTTCATATTGAGAAATAGTAGAATAGGCAGATTTCTTTGAAAGACCGATTTGTTCGCCTAACTCGCTTTGGTCAATCTTTCTATATTTACGAATTGTTCTTAAATTAGATCCAAATGACATATAATTATGCCTCCTTTATGTAAAAATTATAGGGCTGATCAACAATAGCCACAAATCTAGTATAACAGAAATAATAAAAAAATAAAATAAAATGAACTAAAATTAGGTCAAAATATTGATTTCGTATAAAATTGATGTTACAATCAATGTGCAATTGACCTGAATAAAGGTCAATGGAAAGGAGGAATATGAAAGAGACGAAATTATTTATTACACCAGAAGAAATTGTTGAAACGACAGGAATGTCTATGGCTTACGCATATAAGCTTATTAAACGATTAAATTCTGAACTTGAAGCAAAGGGCTTTGTTACAATTCGAGGAAAAGTAAGTAGAGAATATTTCCAAGAAAGAGTGTATGGAGTTAAGGTAAAACAAGATGCCAGCGTATAAGGATAAAAATGGAACATGGTATGCGAGCTACTTTAAGAAATGTTGGACTGGCGAAAGGAAAAGGACAGTTAAAAGAGGCTTTAGGACAAAGAAGGATGCCGAAAGATTTCTAGCAACAGAGAGATTAAAAGATGCAAAGGATTTAGATATGACTTTTGAATCATTTTTAGAAATTTATTTAAATGATTTAAGAAACCGTATTAAAGAAAATACAATGATAACGAAAGTTTGTTTGATTAATGATAAAATTCTCCCTTATTTTAAAAATCTTAAAATGAATGAGATCAGTGTTTCAGATATAACACAATGGCAAAATGAACTGCTTGCTTATCGTGATGTAAATCAAAAGCCATATTCACCAGTCTATTTAAAAACTATTCATAACCAATTAAGTGCCATTTTTAATCATGCTTGTAAAAGATATGGTTTACCAAGTAATCCTGCTAGGAATGCTGGTAACATGGGCAAGGAACAATATAAAGAAATGCACTTTTGGGTTAAGGAAGAATATTTAAAGTTTTCTGAAGTTATGATGGATAAAGATGGTATTTATCAAGCATTTGAAATTTTATATTGGTGCGGTTTACGTTTGGGGGAAATGCTAGCATTAACACCAGCAGATTTTGATTTTGAAAAAGAAACTTTAAGAGTAAATAAATCCTATCAAAGACTTAATGGAAAAGATGTTATCACGAATCCAAAAACAATTAAAAGTAATCGAGTCAT
Protein-coding regions in this window:
- a CDS encoding helix-turn-helix domain-containing protein, translated to MSFGSNLRTIRKYRKIDQSELGEQIGLSKKSAYSTISQYEREMKKPRNKETINKLADKLHTTSFMLEDTDLYSSEKVIYTLFWLAQFYGLDIDELDGQIILRFNQNKHGIIKNDVLIDQLSDWLEMAKKERAGVISTANYTEWMLNYPIQKPSFISKELDEYFDQLNTEFNNDELEKAYYECLKKKYESYK
- a CDS encoding site-specific integrase, giving the protein MPAYKDKNGTWYASYFKKCWTGERKRTVKRGFRTKKDAERFLATERLKDAKDLDMTFESFLEIYLNDLRNRIKENTMITKVCLINDKILPYFKNLKMNEISVSDITQWQNELLAYRDVNQKPYSPVYLKTIHNQLSAIFNHACKRYGLPSNPARNAGNMGKEQYKEMHFWVKEEYLKFSEVMMDKDGIYQAFEILYWCGLRLGEMLALTPADFDFEKETLRVNKSYQRLNGKDVITNPKTIKSNRVIQMPHFLSEELEDYINRLYKIRKNDRIFPITKSWLHHEMDRGCKEAKIKRIRIHDLRHSHVSLLIEMGFTPLAIADRVGHESIDITYRYAHLFPTKSKEIANRLDLEREESTNVEKES
- a CDS encoding adenylosuccinate synthase — translated: MSGIVVVGSQWGDEGKGKITDYLAQKADVVVRYQGGNNAGHTIEFNGQKFALRLIPSGIFTSGNVILGNGMVINPKALLEEMKYLNDAGICTDGIKISDRAHVILPYHLEIDAMQETLRGDKNIGTTKKGIGPTYVDKYARIGIRMGELINEDLFKARLEEVLPLKLREYPELDFCVEDIFQEYKEYAKIIKPMITDTGLLLDEYLRQGKKVLFEGAQGTMLDIDYGTYPYVTSSHPGANGVCEGAGIGPVHINEVVGIVKAYTTRVGSGAFPTEIDDEIGNRIREVGHEYGTVTKRPRRIGWFDAVVVNQSRRISGLTGLSLMLLDVLTGIETLKLCTAYKLNGEVIHALPAVIQDLDKVEPIYEEMPGWHEDITKVTSFEELPMNCQNYLKRISELVHCPIVMFSVGPDREQTIILKEVI
- a CDS encoding LysR family transcriptional regulator; this translates as MNIKLEQYKIFNEAASTLSFSLAARNLFISQSAVSQAIHALEKELNTQLFIRQSKGVILTKEGALLYQQISHALSLITSAENQIVNQHELTKGELTIGAGDTLSQNYIMPYLVKFNQLYPHVTIKMVNRTSLEIINLLKTGQIEIGFINMPLHDEAITIQECLQVHDIFVSKEKDNKIYNLHELSQESLILLERSSNSRQFVDYHFASHGILLKASIELGSHDLLLDAAKNNLGKACVIKEFSLSDLNNHLIHEIQLSHPIPKRSIGYAYLTRKTLTPASLKFIELIEN
- the guaA gene encoding glutamine-hydrolyzing GMP synthase, with protein sequence MKRELVIVLDFGGQYNQLVARRVRECNVYCEIYSYKVDIEKIKEMNPKGIILTGGPNSCYEENSPTYSKELFELGIPVLGLCYGAQLMQHVLGGKVERAEVREYGKSNLTVNNNSPLFSNVEKESICWMSHFDYISQTAPGFEITATTPDCPVAACENIKQNLYAIQFHPEVLHTKEGTKMLSNFVLNVCGCAGDWRMDSFVEEQIKAIKEKVGNGKVLCALSGGVDSSVAAVLLSKAIGNQLTCVFVDHGLLRKNEGDEVEKVFGPDGNYDLNFIRVNAQQRYYDKLKGIEEPEAKRKIIGEEFIRVFEEEAQKIGAVDFLVQGTIYPDIVESGLGGESAVIKSHHNVGGLPDCVDFKEIIEPLRDLFKDEVRKVGLELGIPEYLVFRQPFPGPGLGIRIIGEVTEEKVKIVQDADFIYREEIAKAGLDRSIGQYFAALTNMRSVGVMGDERTYDYAVVLRAVNTIDFMTAESAEIPYQVLNKVMSRIINEVRGVNRVFYDITSKPPGTIEFE